Proteins encoded together in one Pseudomonadota bacterium window:
- a CDS encoding type II toxin-antitoxin system prevent-host-death family antitoxin translates to MAKQLGHVICNNIMTIHVNIGEAKTRLSELIAAALRGEEVVLNKAGRPVARIVPDADASAIEREAIAAKRLSAIGSLADKYAHLPDEAFDIPPSMTDEEYEERVKRKFG, encoded by the coding sequence TTGGCCAAGCAGCTTGGCCATGTTATATGTAATAATATTATGACCATCCACGTAAATATCGGCGAAGCCAAAACGCGCCTATCGGAATTGATTGCAGCGGCGCTGCGTGGGGAAGAGGTTGTCCTGAATAAAGCCGGGCGTCCGGTGGCGCGTATCGTGCCCGACGCGGATGCAAGCGCAATAGAACGCGAAGCGATTGCTGCAAAGCGGCTTTCGGCCATAGGATCTCTTGCCGATAAATATGCGCATTTGCCTGATGAGGCTTTCGATATTCCGCCTTCTATGACCGATGAGGAATATGAAGAGCGCGTGAAGCGCAAATTTGGCTGA
- the guaA gene encoding glutamine-hydrolyzing GMP synthase yields MTISPGESILIIDFGSQVTQLIARRVREAGVYSEIAPFNSAAEAFERLQPKGVILSGGPASVTDADAPDIPDTVLESGVPLFGICYGQQVLTQKLGGSVEGGETGEFGRAFLDVDADCDLFSGLWKPGEKHQVWMSHGDKVTALAPGFSVVATSQGAPYAVIANEDKRYYGMQFHPEVVHTPDGARLIANFVRHVCGCAGDWTMAEFKKTKIAEIREQVGDGKVICGLSGGVDSAVAAVLIHEAIGDQLTCVFVDHGLMRMGEADQVVSLFRGSYNIPLVHVEAETLFLGGLKGETDPEKKRKFIGKTFIDVFEDEAKKIGGAAFLAQGTLYPDVIESVSFTGGPSVTIKSHHNVGGLPERMNMALVEPLRELFKDEVRDLGRELGLPDVFVGRHPFPGPGLAIRIPGEVTRERCEILRKADAIYLEEIRNAGLYDAIWQAFAVLLPVKTVGVMGDGRTYDSVCGLRAVTSTDGMTADVYPFDAAFLTRVATRIVNEVKGINRVVYDYTSKPPGTIEWE; encoded by the coding sequence ATGACCATATCTCCCGGCGAATCCATCCTTATCATCGATTTTGGCAGTCAGGTGACCCAGCTGATTGCGCGGCGTGTGCGCGAGGCGGGGGTCTATAGCGAGATCGCCCCGTTCAACAGCGCTGCCGAGGCGTTTGAGCGGTTGCAGCCAAAGGGTGTGATTCTGTCGGGAGGCCCGGCCTCGGTCACCGATGCGGATGCGCCGGATATTCCCGATACGGTTCTGGAGAGCGGCGTGCCGCTGTTCGGTATCTGCTATGGCCAGCAGGTGCTGACCCAAAAGCTGGGCGGCAGTGTCGAGGGCGGCGAGACCGGTGAGTTTGGCCGTGCTTTCCTCGATGTCGATGCCGATTGTGACCTGTTTTCCGGCCTGTGGAAGCCGGGGGAAAAGCATCAGGTGTGGATGAGCCATGGCGACAAGGTGACGGCGCTGGCTCCCGGCTTTTCGGTTGTCGCCACGTCGCAGGGTGCGCCCTATGCGGTGATCGCCAATGAGGACAAGCGCTATTATGGCATGCAATTCCACCCGGAAGTGGTGCACACCCCGGATGGCGCGCGGCTGATCGCCAATTTTGTGCGCCATGTCTGTGGCTGTGCCGGCGACTGGACCATGGCCGAGTTCAAAAAGACCAAGATCGCCGAGATTCGCGAACAGGTGGGTGACGGCAAGGTGATTTGTGGTCTGTCCGGTGGCGTCGACAGCGCGGTGGCGGCGGTGCTGATTCATGAGGCGATTGGTGACCAGCTCACCTGTGTCTTTGTTGATCATGGCCTGATGCGGATGGGCGAGGCGGATCAGGTCGTTAGCCTGTTCCGTGGCAGCTATAATATCCCGTTGGTACATGTCGAGGCGGAGACGTTGTTCCTCGGTGGCCTGAAAGGTGAGACCGACCCGGAAAAGAAGCGCAAATTCATCGGCAAGACCTTTATCGATGTGTTCGAGGATGAGGCGAAGAAGATCGGCGGCGCGGCGTTTCTGGCGCAGGGGACGCTTTACCCGGATGTCATCGAGAGCGTGTCGTTCACCGGCGGGCCGAGCGTCACCATCAAGAGCCATCACAATGTCGGCGGCCTGCCCGAGCGGATGAATATGGCGCTGGTCGAACCGCTGCGCGAACTGTTCAAGGACGAGGTGCGCGACCTGGGCCGCGAACTGGGCTTGCCCGATGTGTTTGTCGGTCGCCATCCTTTCCCGGGGCCGGGCCTCGCCATCCGTATCCCCGGCGAAGTGACGCGCGAACGCTGCGAGATATTGCGCAAGGCCGATGCGATCTATCTCGAGGAAATCCGCAATGCCGGATTATATGATGCGATCTGGCAGGCATTTGCCGTGTTGCTCCCGGTCAAGACCGTCGGCGTGATGGGCGATGGCCGCACCTATGACAGCGTCTGCGGCCTGCGCGCCGTAACCAGCACCGACGGTATGACCGCTGATGTCTACCCCTTTGACGCTGCCTTCCTCACCCGCGTCGCAACGCGGATCGTCAATGAGGTGAAGGGGATTAACCGGGTGGTCTATGACTATACCAGCAAGCCGCCGGGGACGATTGAGTGGGAGTAA
- a CDS encoding type II toxin-antitoxin system VapC family toxin — protein sequence MLLDTHILVWLVARDKRLQQEQIDAIINPDNRLFVNAVIAYEYTHLQSSGRLPIEETLSDLREILGLEIVNLPANSWQAIDTMPMIHRDPIDRMLIAHALAEDMTVITADHHIQRYPVKTI from the coding sequence TTGCTGCTTGATACGCATATTTTGGTGTGGCTGGTCGCACGCGACAAGCGGCTGCAGCAAGAGCAAATAGATGCCATTATCAACCCGGACAATCGGTTGTTTGTGAACGCAGTCATTGCGTATGAATATACGCATTTGCAAAGCAGTGGCCGCTTGCCGATTGAAGAAACGCTATCTGATTTGCGAGAGATTCTGGGCTTGGAGATTGTAAACCTGCCGGCAAATAGCTGGCAGGCTATCGATACTATGCCGATGATCCATCGCGACCCTATTGACCGGATGCTGATCGCGCATGCACTGGCTGAAGATATGACTGTCATCACTGCCGATCACCATATTCAAAGATATCCAGTCAAAACCATCTGA